The nucleotide window TACTGGCAGTGGCCTTTCAAGGGCTTAGTGTCATTGTAGCACTTGGCTTGCCTGAAACACTGCCAGTGGTTGACCCTAAGAGGTTCGGTGAGGACGCCAATGGCATCTCTTCAGAATCCACAAGCAGTGAACAAGCAGAGATACCGTCCAAGAGTGATGGCAGGTGGAGAAGCTGGCTTACACGGAACAAAGGCTCGTTCGACTTCGTCATAAAAGACAGAGCCCTGTCCGCCCTTGTCTTTACTTTTCTTATCTCCAAGGTTGGGCGCCAAGCTGCTAATATGCTCTTCCAATATGTGTCGAAGCGATATGGATGGACTTTAGCACAGGTGAGTTTAAACTCTCTAGATCCATTGGTGCGAATGCCTATCTAACACATATCGACACCTAGGCAGGATTTCTCATATCACTACGGGCCGTAGTAAACATTGCGCTATTTACAGTCATACTGCCTTTCATTGCAACATACGCACTCGTAAGTTGGAGTGCAAAGTCTCGCGACTTATCGATCGGCAAAGCAAGCATCATCCTCTTGATTCTGGGGAGTTTTATCATATTCTTGTCAGAGACAGCTGTAGGCATGATTATTGGTAAGCAAAAGGTTGACGAGACATGTCACATCCAGAAAGTTAAGCATCTTTTCAGGGCTCGTCATATCCACCTTGGGCTCCGGCTTCGCGCCAACCATGCGCAGTCTGACAACCAGCCTTGTCGAGTCTCGACACCCTAACGCGACAAGCGACATCGGGCGGCTCTATGCGCTCATCTCGGTCGCAGAAGGAATAGGAAGCTTGGTAGCAGGTCCCGGGATGGCTTTGGCCTTCCGCGTGGGCATGAGTTGGGGCCAAGTCTGGCTCGGGCTGCCCTTTGGGTTTGCTGCTGTTCTTTTCGCCTTGGTCTCGACCATTGTGTTCAGTGTGAATATTTAGATGATGGGATCTAAATACGCCTTAATTGGAATAGGTGTATGGCAATTTTCGCATTTTGAACTTGAAAACTATAGACGGCTGCTTTTATCACCACGTTCACGATATACACCACCCCCAAAACAATGCTTTCCGCAGTCTAGTCGATTGCGGTACAAGTTTTATTTGATTATCACAAGTGCAATATATACGCTATGCATGCTTATAGGTCAGGGTCCGAACCGAAGAATGAGCGCAACAATTCATTAGGTTGCTCGCCTTGGATGAGGAACGCATCATGCCCACCATCGCTCTGAAGCGTTGCGAAAGTTGCATTCTTCAGGCCCTGGGACAGAAATATTTGCTCAGATGGTGGGTAAAGGCCATCTGTCGGGACCCCGACAACCAATGCGGGCTTTCGAATCTGACTGAGGACTCTGAGTATGGCCTCGTCGTCCGAAAGACTTGGGTACCGGACGCGGGCGAT belongs to Fusarium oxysporum Fo47 chromosome V, complete sequence and includes:
- a CDS encoding major facilitator superfamily domain-containing protein, which translates into the protein MHQHRENGHETHANERTALLSPQSEVPSSMPRSIANVNAHRTRCSWPWIYVVLLCIVLAVVSDVGESLYAAPRVRLFESVACTRYYLRHDPSLVDRAGSVPERLCKIDPVQDKVASVVGWQYFFDAIPAILLPIPYGYVADLRGRKWILVLALVGYTLSWASTLFFVGVLHLPLNAVWLSSLFFVIGGGPTTGTTLLTTVVADVVPAEVRSTVFFYRFCTDLVADLIVPPITSILMHKNTWIPLLLAVAFQGLSVIVALGLPETLPVVDPKRFGEDANGISSESTSSEQAEIPSKSDGRWRSWLTRNKGSFDFVIKDRALSALVFTFLISKVGRQAANMLFQYVSKRYGWTLAQAGFLISLRAVVNIALFTVILPFIATYALVSWSAKSRDLSIGKASIILLILGSFIIFLSETAVGMIIGLVISTLGSGFAPTMRSLTTSLVESRHPNATSDIGRLYALISVAEGIGSLVAGPGMALAFRVGMSWGQVWLGLPFGFAAVLFALVSTIVFSVNI